A single window of Undibacterium sp. 5I1 DNA harbors:
- a CDS encoding efflux transporter outer membrane subunit, with protein MKKTRICKQVSLQSLARGAGGTIALSLLISGCAVGPNFTAPAAPVKSENYSYTPSPTASQTEASAGNAGTSQTLVSGQDIPAAWWQVFRSEALDKLIRDALTKSPTLASAQAALRQAQENYNAQYGSSQFPTVTGSLNGEREHASAVSTGIPGGTIFNLYNASVNVSYTVDVFGANKRGLEGLQAGIDYQRYEVEAAYLTLTSNLVTTAIREASYRAQLQATQEILDAQSRQLEVIEQQFKVGAIAKSSFLSQRNLVAQTRASLPGLQKSLEQTRNQLAVYAGRLPSDPGLPEFNLDALQLPQELPVSIPSALVRQRPDIRAAESLLHQASAQIGVATANQYPQFSLTGSYGFASTKTNNLFSENMSFWSLAGGLTAPIFNAGSLSAKRRAAVASYDQAAAQYRSTVLSAFQNVADSLRALEFDAQTLKQQADVESIAKETLDLTTKQYKLGSVSSLTLLDAKRTYQTARVSLIQAQANRYADTAALFQSMGGGWWNRPALMDISSATGSAITDNKAASAE; from the coding sequence TTGAAAAAAACAAGGATCTGCAAGCAAGTTTCTCTGCAATCATTGGCTCGTGGCGCTGGCGGAACCATCGCTCTCAGCCTACTCATCAGCGGATGCGCAGTTGGCCCCAACTTTACTGCGCCAGCAGCACCAGTCAAATCAGAGAATTATTCTTATACGCCATCGCCCACAGCGAGCCAGACCGAGGCATCGGCAGGTAATGCAGGGACGTCACAAACCTTGGTGAGCGGGCAGGATATTCCAGCAGCCTGGTGGCAAGTATTCCGCTCTGAAGCACTAGACAAATTAATCCGCGACGCTTTAACAAAGAGTCCAACGCTGGCATCTGCCCAGGCGGCATTGCGACAAGCACAAGAGAACTACAACGCCCAGTATGGATCAAGCCAATTTCCTACTGTGACTGGTAGCCTCAATGGTGAACGCGAACATGCCTCGGCGGTATCTACAGGCATTCCGGGCGGCACCATCTTCAATTTATACAATGCCTCCGTTAATGTCTCTTACACAGTGGATGTATTTGGTGCAAATAAGCGCGGACTGGAAGGCCTGCAAGCGGGTATTGATTATCAGCGTTATGAGGTCGAGGCAGCGTATCTGACACTGACATCCAATCTGGTTACCACCGCGATACGCGAAGCGTCTTATCGGGCGCAATTGCAAGCGACGCAAGAGATACTCGATGCGCAGTCCAGGCAGCTGGAAGTGATTGAGCAGCAATTTAAAGTCGGTGCGATTGCCAAATCCTCGTTTTTATCTCAGCGCAATTTGGTTGCTCAGACCCGTGCGAGTTTGCCCGGCCTGCAAAAATCCTTAGAGCAAACGCGTAATCAACTGGCAGTGTATGCGGGGCGCTTACCTAGTGATCCGGGCTTGCCTGAATTTAATCTGGACGCACTGCAATTGCCGCAAGAGTTACCGGTATCTATCCCCTCCGCATTGGTGCGCCAACGTCCAGATATTCGCGCGGCTGAAAGCTTATTACATCAAGCCAGCGCCCAAATCGGTGTTGCAACGGCCAATCAGTATCCACAATTTTCTCTCACTGGTAGTTATGGTTTTGCATCGACTAAAACCAATAATCTGTTCAGCGAAAATATGAGTTTCTGGAGCCTGGCTGGCGGTTTGACGGCACCGATTTTTAATGCCGGCTCCCTCTCAGCTAAGCGTCGTGCAGCAGTGGCATCCTACGACCAGGCGGCAGCGCAATATCGTTCTACGGTGTTATCGGCTTTCCAAAATGTGGCGGATAGTTTGCGCGCTTTAGAGTTCGATGCGCAAACTTTAAAGCAGCAAGCAGATGTTGAATCCATCGCCAAAGAAACCTTGGACTTGACGACCAAACAGTACAAATTGGGTAGTGTTAGCTCTCTGACCTTGCTCGATGCCAAGCGCACTTATCAAACAGCGCGTGTCAGTCTGATTCAGGCGCAGGCAAACCGGTATGCGGATACGGCGGCTTTATTTCAGTCTATGGGTGGTGGGTGGTGGAACCGTCCGGCGTTGATGGATATTTCCAGCGCTACCGGTTCCGCTATTACCGACAATAAAGCGGCAAGCGCAGAATAA
- a CDS encoding efflux RND transporter periplasmic adaptor subunit: MTKRMFIMLGCVVLLIVGLAFGKYLQIKQLIASAPKPGAQTVSTIKAETLEWQPQISSVGTVTAYRGVDISSEIAGLVRDVKFKSGQNVKHNDILIQLNADSDIAQLRSLEASAELSATVLKRDQAQLAAEGVSQAQVDSDMADLKSKRALVAQQAANVEKKTIRAPFAGRLGISTVNPGQFVNPGDKLVSLQTIDPIFVDFFVPQKQIASLKVGQSLKLLSDAFPGQDFQGQISSINPKIDVATRNVQVEATLNNQKQLLLPGMFGNVAIDVGDKNKFITLPQTAITYNPYGSTVFVIKDSDKKDEKGEVAKVAQQVFVTTGATRGDQVAVLKGIEVGQMVVTSGQLKLKNGTPVLIDNSVQPKNSPNPTPQEH, translated from the coding sequence ATGACAAAGCGTATGTTTATCATGCTCGGCTGCGTGGTGTTGTTGATCGTTGGCCTGGCGTTCGGCAAGTATCTACAAATTAAACAATTAATCGCCAGTGCGCCCAAGCCTGGCGCACAAACCGTTAGCACGATAAAAGCAGAAACCTTAGAGTGGCAGCCGCAGATTTCTTCCGTCGGCACAGTCACAGCTTATCGTGGCGTCGACATCAGCTCCGAAATCGCTGGTCTGGTACGCGACGTAAAATTTAAGTCCGGTCAAAATGTAAAGCATAACGACATCTTGATACAGCTCAACGCGGATTCTGACATCGCACAACTGCGCTCTTTGGAGGCATCAGCAGAATTATCTGCTACTGTCCTCAAGCGCGATCAGGCGCAATTGGCGGCAGAGGGTGTTAGTCAGGCACAAGTTGATTCTGATATGGCCGACTTAAAAAGCAAACGCGCTTTGGTCGCCCAACAAGCCGCCAACGTCGAGAAAAAAACTATTCGCGCACCATTCGCAGGTCGCTTGGGGATCAGCACTGTAAATCCGGGTCAGTTCGTTAATCCGGGTGACAAGTTAGTCAGCTTGCAGACGATTGATCCTATTTTTGTGGACTTCTTTGTGCCGCAAAAACAAATCGCTTCGCTGAAAGTTGGGCAAAGTCTTAAGCTCTTGAGTGATGCTTTTCCAGGTCAGGATTTCCAGGGACAAATCTCTTCCATCAATCCAAAAATCGATGTAGCAACCCGTAATGTTCAGGTAGAAGCAACCTTGAACAATCAAAAACAATTGCTCTTGCCGGGTATGTTCGGCAATGTGGCAATTGATGTCGGCGACAAAAATAAATTTATCACGTTGCCGCAAACAGCGATTACCTACAATCCTTACGGCTCCACTGTATTTGTAATTAAAGACAGCGACAAAAAAGATGAAAAAGGTGAGGTCGCTAAAGTCGCCCAACAAGTATTCGTGACCACTGGCGCTACTCGTGGTGATCAGGTTGCCGTATTAAAAGGGATAGAAGTCGGACAAATGGTCGTCACCAGCGGACAGCTTAAATTGAAGAATGGTACGCCAGTGCTGATCGATAATTCTGTCCAGCCGAAAAATAGTCCCAATCCAACTCCGCAAGAACACTAA
- a CDS encoding efflux RND transporter permease subunit codes for MKFTDIFIKRPVLAIVVSLLIVVLGMRSLFSLPVNQYPHTQNAVVTISTTYFGADAQTIAGFITQPLESAIAQAQGIDYLSSSSSSGVSTITATLRLNYDANRALTEISTQVNSVKNQLPAQAQQPVLTVQTGQTTDAMYMGFYSDTLPTNNVTDFLIRVVKPKLDSIEGVQTAELLGARQFALRAWLDAQKMAAFSVTAADVSTALASNNYLTALGASKGQMVTVPLTAGTDLHSVEEFKKLAIKQNNGAIVRLEDVATVTLGSENYDFNVAFSGVRSVFIGIKVAPEANILDVAKRVRTAFPGIQSQLPSGLTGQIVYDSTEFINTSIEEVVKTLLEALLIVTVVIYLFLGSFRAVMVPVIAMPLSLIGTFFVMLMFGYSINLLTLLALVLAIGLVVDDAIIVVENVDRHMKEGKSIMDSSLLAARELASPILAMTVVLIAVYVPIGFQGGLTGALFTEFAFTLAGAVAMSGIVALTLSPMMCSRFFKMEQTNGRFAKYIDHTFEKVRGRYLRILHSLLNTWPVLIVMSVILILCLGLMFKMSQSELAPEEDQGIVLSQVVGAPTATSDQMQTYADQVFKVAHDMPEYKQMFQITGVPTTNAGIGGVLLKDWSERGRSAKQIQQDLQAKWNKIAGARIAAFQFPALPGSSGLPIQFLITTTEPFENLNSVTQQVMDKARTSGKFYFMDVDLKLDKPQATLEVDRDKITALGMTQQDVGQALGAALGGGYVNYFSIAGRSYKVIPQVQQVDRLNPENLLDFYIRTPTGSMIPASTVAHITTSVVPEAINRFQQLNSATISGVAGVSQDEALTYLSGLVKEIAPVGYTVDYAGQSRQFKSESGGFLVTMAFAVIIVFLALAAQFESFRDPIVILVSVPLALFGAMIFIFWGFSSVNIYTQVGLVTLMGLISKHGILIVEFANQLRKKGLSKRDAIEEAAGERLRPILMTTAAMVFGVLPLVIASGAGAAGRHAMGLVIFTGLSIGTLFTLFVVPAMYLAISGKHVAETPAEPVDASHRDDNTVPKLV; via the coding sequence ATGAAATTTACCGACATTTTTATCAAGCGTCCGGTACTCGCCATCGTCGTGAGTTTGCTGATTGTGGTACTCGGTATGCGGTCTTTGTTTAGCTTACCCGTCAACCAATATCCGCATACTCAAAATGCGGTGGTCACTATCTCGACGACTTACTTTGGTGCTGACGCGCAGACCATCGCTGGCTTTATCACGCAGCCATTAGAGTCTGCTATTGCGCAGGCGCAGGGGATTGATTATTTATCTTCCTCCAGCTCCAGTGGCGTATCAACAATTACCGCAACCTTGCGTCTTAACTACGATGCGAACCGGGCTTTGACTGAAATCAGCACCCAGGTTAATTCGGTTAAAAACCAGTTACCTGCACAAGCGCAGCAACCAGTTTTGACTGTACAAACCGGTCAGACCACGGATGCGATGTATATGGGCTTTTATAGCGACACTTTGCCAACTAATAACGTGACTGATTTTTTGATCCGCGTTGTTAAGCCAAAGTTAGATTCGATTGAAGGCGTACAAACCGCCGAGCTGTTAGGTGCCCGCCAATTTGCTCTGCGTGCTTGGCTGGACGCACAAAAAATGGCGGCATTTAGCGTTACCGCAGCTGATGTCAGTACTGCCTTAGCCTCCAATAATTATCTGACCGCATTGGGCGCCTCCAAAGGCCAAATGGTGACAGTGCCTTTAACCGCGGGTACGGATTTACACTCGGTTGAGGAATTTAAGAAGCTGGCAATCAAGCAAAATAACGGCGCAATTGTCCGTTTGGAGGATGTTGCTACCGTCACTCTGGGGTCAGAAAATTATGACTTTAACGTGGCGTTTAGTGGCGTTCGTTCGGTGTTTATCGGTATTAAAGTAGCGCCGGAAGCGAACATCCTTGATGTCGCAAAACGCGTTCGCACGGCTTTCCCGGGAATTCAATCGCAATTACCATCTGGTCTTACCGGGCAGATCGTGTATGACTCCACCGAGTTCATTAACACCTCGATCGAAGAAGTCGTCAAAACGTTGTTAGAAGCGCTGTTAATTGTGACGGTGGTGATCTACTTGTTCCTCGGTAGTTTCCGCGCGGTGATGGTGCCTGTGATTGCGATGCCGCTGTCACTTATTGGTACTTTCTTCGTGATGCTGATGTTTGGCTACTCCATCAATTTACTGACCTTACTCGCGCTGGTGCTAGCGATTGGTCTGGTAGTGGATGATGCGATTATCGTGGTCGAAAACGTCGATAGACACATGAAAGAAGGCAAGTCCATCATGGACTCTTCCTTGCTTGCGGCACGTGAATTGGCCTCGCCGATTTTGGCAATGACCGTCGTGCTGATTGCAGTGTATGTCCCTATCGGTTTCCAGGGTGGTTTAACCGGTGCTTTGTTTACTGAGTTTGCTTTTACTCTGGCTGGCGCGGTTGCCATGTCTGGTATCGTCGCCTTGACCTTATCACCGATGATGTGCTCCCGCTTCTTTAAGATGGAGCAAACTAATGGCCGTTTCGCAAAATACATTGACCATACCTTTGAAAAAGTTCGCGGCAGATATTTACGTATTTTGCATAGCTTGTTAAATACCTGGCCTGTGCTGATTGTGATGAGCGTGATTCTGATTTTATGCTTGGGACTGATGTTTAAGATGTCGCAGTCTGAACTGGCGCCAGAAGAAGATCAGGGCATCGTCTTATCACAAGTCGTCGGTGCGCCAACAGCGACATCCGACCAGATGCAAACTTACGCCGATCAGGTATTTAAAGTGGCGCATGACATGCCGGAATACAAGCAGATGTTCCAGATCACCGGCGTGCCAACGACCAATGCTGGTATTGGCGGCGTCTTGCTGAAAGACTGGAGCGAACGTGGCCGCAGTGCCAAGCAAATTCAGCAAGACTTGCAAGCAAAGTGGAACAAGATTGCCGGTGCCAGAATCGCAGCCTTCCAGTTCCCTGCATTGCCTGGTTCATCCGGTTTGCCGATCCAGTTTTTGATCACGACGACCGAGCCTTTTGAAAACTTAAATTCAGTTACTCAACAAGTGATGGACAAAGCTCGTACCTCCGGTAAGTTTTACTTTATGGACGTGGATTTAAAACTGGATAAACCGCAAGCCACTCTGGAAGTTGACCGCGACAAAATTACTGCGCTAGGAATGACGCAGCAAGATGTGGGTCAGGCTTTGGGCGCGGCCTTAGGTGGTGGTTATGTAAATTACTTCTCCATCGCTGGTCGCTCCTACAAAGTGATACCGCAAGTGCAGCAGGTGGACCGTTTAAATCCAGAGAATTTGCTCGATTTTTATATCCGCACACCAACCGGTAGCATGATACCGGCAAGTACCGTGGCTCACATCACCACCAGCGTGGTACCAGAGGCGATTAACCGGTTTCAGCAGTTGAACTCGGCAACTATTTCTGGCGTAGCAGGCGTATCGCAAGATGAGGCATTGACTTATCTGAGTGGCTTGGTCAAAGAGATTGCGCCTGTTGGCTACACCGTAGATTACGCTGGACAGTCGCGTCAGTTCAAGAGCGAATCAGGCGGCTTTCTGGTGACGATGGCGTTTGCGGTGATTATCGTTTTCCTCGCATTAGCGGCGCAGTTTGAAAGCTTCCGCGATCCGATCGTGATTTTGGTCTCGGTACCATTGGCTTTATTTGGCGCGATGATTTTCATCTTCTGGGGCTTCTCTTCGGTCAATATTTATACTCAGGTTGGTTTGGTGACCTTGATGGGGCTGATTAGTAAGCACGGTATCTTGATCGTTGAATTTGCGAATCAGTTACGTAAAAAAGGCTTGAGTAAACGTGACGCGATTGAAGAAGCTGCTGGCGAACGTCTGCGCCCGATTCTGATGACTACCGCAGCGATGGTGTTCGGCGTATTACCTCTGGTGATCGCGTCCGGCGCAGGCGCAGCAGGTCGTCATGCGATGGGTCTGGTGATTTTTACCGGACTCTCCATCGGCACACTGTTCACCTTGTTTGTGGTGCCTGCAATGTATCTTGCGATCTCAGGAAAACATGTTGCTGAGACGCCTGCCGAGCCAGTGGATGCTAGCCACCGCGACGACAATACAGTGCCAAAATTGGTGTAA
- a CDS encoding glycosyltransferase: MKIGLQTWGSEGDVQPFIALAAGLVQAGHVVTLLVTDNEGRDYSKYSEQFGFTLINVLGTEEMSPEVMEQLWRKMIGTRNLITQTEMILSFGFDPVMEQMFAAAKELCANNDLVVGHFFLHPLRAAAEKSATPIVTINLVHSLQPSAFLCPGGFPDFGSWSYPFAWKIVRVILNHIFLPRVNALRHRENLIPNTDVIQQSWVSERLNLIAVSPSIFHVPPDWKGTHSVCGFLNLPKGLPQAASPAGLEEFIAAGNPPVYFCFGSMMIHHLNYIQQTVALWNEAVKRVGCRAIFQLPWDDLSVFDCSTNVFKLQRSTHQIIFPRCALIVHHGGSGTTQASLRAGRPSVVVAHIADQFFWGAELQRLGVAGPKLTRKRLSAKRLAAAIAKVLASPDMANRAATIAQAMAQENGVDVAVKLLEACISRPSSTSGLVTES; the protein is encoded by the coding sequence TTGAAAATCGGTTTACAAACATGGGGCAGTGAAGGCGATGTCCAGCCATTTATCGCATTGGCGGCAGGCTTAGTACAGGCTGGGCATGTTGTGACTTTGCTCGTGACTGATAATGAGGGGCGGGATTACAGCAAGTATTCTGAGCAGTTCGGATTTACGTTGATTAATGTACTTGGCACCGAGGAAATGTCGCCAGAAGTGATGGAGCAACTTTGGCGAAAAATGATTGGTACGCGTAATCTGATCACGCAAACCGAGATGATCCTGAGTTTTGGATTTGATCCGGTGATGGAGCAGATGTTTGCTGCGGCAAAAGAGCTGTGCGCCAATAATGATCTGGTGGTGGGACATTTTTTCTTGCATCCCTTACGAGCCGCTGCGGAGAAATCTGCAACGCCGATTGTGACGATCAATCTTGTCCATAGTTTGCAGCCATCGGCGTTTTTGTGCCCGGGAGGATTCCCTGACTTTGGGTCTTGGAGTTATCCCTTCGCATGGAAAATAGTGCGCGTTATTCTGAATCATATTTTTTTGCCGCGAGTGAATGCGCTCAGGCACAGAGAAAACCTGATTCCCAATACCGATGTCATCCAGCAGAGCTGGGTATCTGAGCGATTGAATCTGATTGCGGTCAGCCCCAGCATCTTTCATGTGCCACCTGACTGGAAGGGCACACACAGCGTCTGCGGCTTTCTTAACTTACCAAAAGGTTTACCGCAAGCTGCGTCACCGGCCGGGCTGGAAGAATTTATTGCTGCTGGAAACCCACCTGTTTATTTCTGCTTTGGCAGTATGATGATTCATCATTTGAATTACATCCAGCAGACCGTAGCGCTTTGGAATGAGGCGGTTAAGCGTGTCGGTTGCCGCGCTATATTCCAACTGCCTTGGGACGATTTGTCGGTGTTTGATTGCAGCACAAACGTCTTCAAGTTACAGCGTTCTACTCATCAAATTATCTTCCCGCGCTGCGCTTTGATCGTCCATCACGGCGGCTCTGGAACCACGCAGGCTAGCCTGCGCGCAGGGCGACCATCGGTGGTAGTTGCTCATATCGCTGATCAATTTTTTTGGGGCGCAGAGCTACAACGACTTGGTGTCGCCGGACCAAAACTGACCCGTAAGCGACTTTCTGCAAAGCGTCTAGCAGCCGCTATCGCTAAGGTATTGGCATCGCCAGACATGGCAAACCGCGCAGCAACAATTGCTCAGGCAATGGCGCAGGAGAATGGTGTGGACGTGGCCGTTAAATTGCTGGAGGCTTGTATCAGTCGGCCATCTTCTACAAGCGGTTTGGTCACTGAATCTTAG
- a CDS encoding AI-2E family transporter: MNPKTSPDKLAKLVGAATVLGMLYFGREFLIPITLAVILSLLIAPLIRRMRHIGFGHAASVIVSVVTLTLALSTLCILVGVQVIQMGASLPKYEETIRGKLRALDQLTLGKLNALTGQADRVMDGLSDYSKPVSSVPESLAPAETPTKVASNPKHGANKAANSTAASSINVAANGGVHAGTSVGTNAGTTTGEMITATKSITPIPVEIRSPPLKPFQLIEKIFNSIWGPIETTGIVFVVLIFVLLEHEALRDRFIRLIGKHDLRETTIAVNDAGERLSRFFLSQFGVNIAVGLLIWLGLSVIGLSQALLWGAMAAILRFIPYVGVWIAAVCATLLAAAIAPGWSLALMTISLFFVVELVISQLIEPHLYGHTTGLSPLSVVIAAIFWSWLWGPVGLVLSTPLTLCLVVAGRYISSLNFLEVLLGEIPALTMPENFYQRALAGDAQEIIANARRFLKRKSFSAYCDTVLVPALHLAKMDFTDRAITKAEQIKVSNAIASVLQELSENRKWWKHYSRTSLLEGMTLGRQLRSQRERIIGQWQGPMNAPAGSILLSIGLNDITDELAAEILVRVLRAQHIDARHISMEEFGLPPPPDSTPDIISMICFVCADPIKAQQHLESTAAKLRSQLPHVKIVAVLLANPFDETEGVLQEVAGTDQIVRSYQEALQTCLEIMPVSSTVS, from the coding sequence ATGAACCCCAAAACATCGCCGGACAAGTTAGCCAAACTCGTTGGTGCGGCGACGGTGCTTGGTATGCTTTATTTTGGCAGAGAGTTTCTGATCCCGATTACCTTAGCTGTGATTTTGAGTTTGTTGATTGCACCTCTTATCCGGCGTATGCGACACATTGGTTTTGGGCATGCGGCGTCGGTGATTGTGTCGGTCGTCACGCTCACGCTGGCGCTGAGTACTTTGTGTATTTTGGTTGGCGTGCAGGTGATACAAATGGGTGCTAGCCTGCCAAAATATGAAGAGACCATCCGTGGCAAACTCCGCGCACTGGATCAGTTAACGCTGGGCAAACTGAACGCACTGACCGGACAGGCAGACCGGGTGATGGATGGTTTATCGGACTATTCAAAACCAGTTAGCAGCGTGCCAGAGAGTTTGGCTCCGGCAGAGACCCCGACTAAGGTCGCTAGTAATCCTAAGCATGGAGCCAACAAGGCTGCAAATAGTACCGCGGCTAGTTCCATCAACGTCGCAGCCAATGGTGGAGTGCATGCAGGAACAAGCGTAGGAACAAACGCAGGAACAACTACCGGAGAAATGATCACCGCCACTAAAAGTATTACTCCCATACCAGTGGAAATACGTTCGCCGCCGTTAAAGCCTTTCCAGCTAATAGAAAAAATATTTAACTCAATATGGGGACCAATCGAGACCACCGGTATTGTCTTTGTTGTCCTGATATTCGTCTTACTTGAGCACGAAGCCCTGCGGGATCGTTTTATCCGGCTCATCGGCAAGCATGATTTACGCGAGACCACCATTGCAGTCAATGACGCTGGCGAGCGGCTTTCCCGGTTTTTCTTATCTCAGTTCGGAGTGAACATTGCGGTGGGTTTGCTGATCTGGTTAGGGCTGAGCGTCATCGGGCTTTCGCAAGCCTTGCTGTGGGGCGCGATGGCTGCTATTTTGCGATTCATCCCCTATGTCGGCGTCTGGATTGCTGCGGTCTGTGCGACCTTGTTAGCCGCTGCAATCGCGCCAGGATGGTCGCTGGCGCTGATGACGATCAGTCTGTTTTTTGTGGTGGAGTTGGTGATTTCCCAATTGATAGAGCCGCATCTGTACGGACACACCACCGGATTATCGCCATTATCCGTCGTGATCGCGGCCATCTTCTGGAGCTGGTTATGGGGGCCGGTAGGTTTAGTGTTATCCACCCCGCTGACGCTTTGTCTGGTGGTCGCCGGGCGCTATATCAGCTCGCTGAATTTTTTAGAAGTATTGTTGGGTGAGATACCTGCACTCACCATGCCAGAAAATTTTTACCAGCGCGCCTTAGCCGGTGATGCACAAGAAATTATCGCCAACGCCCGCCGCTTCTTAAAACGCAAGTCGTTTAGTGCCTATTGCGACACGGTATTGGTTCCAGCCTTACATTTGGCAAAAATGGATTTTACTGACAGGGCGATCACCAAGGCGGAGCAAATCAAAGTCAGTAACGCGATTGCATCGGTGCTTCAGGAGTTGAGTGAGAACAGAAAATGGTGGAAGCATTATTCCCGTACTTCTTTATTGGAAGGAATGACCTTAGGGCGGCAATTACGTAGTCAGCGCGAACGGATAATCGGACAGTGGCAAGGACCGATGAATGCTCCCGCCGGATCCATTTTGCTGAGTATAGGACTAAACGACATCACAGATGAACTGGCCGCAGAAATACTGGTGAGAGTTCTACGGGCACAGCATATTGATGCACGTCATATCTCTATGGAAGAATTTGGGTTGCCACCACCACCGGATTCGACTCCTGACATCATTTCCATGATCTGTTTTGTCTGTGCCGATCCGATCAAAGCTCAACAACATTTAGAATCCACTGCCGCCAAATTACGTAGCCAACTGCCACACGTCAAGATCGTAGCGGTCTTGCTAGCCAATCCGTTTGATGAAACTGAAGGTGTTTTGCAAGAGGTTGCCGGTACTGATCAGATAGTCAGGTCTTACCAGGAAGCGCTGCAAACTTGTCTTGAGATCATGCCGGTTTCCAGCACGGTGAGTTAG
- a CDS encoding PHB depolymerase family esterase: MRKNKNWAAQLKTITKLFRLPRSSGLGGLNGLSKVIMPFKHVVKKRPKKLPAFKLPNISALDISKPISDLIDATKLKVPATWPYSQTALDDIVNKAGAAGQFLTRSYVKQIPSHTYKIFIPGNTDGKDLPLLIMLHGCTQNPDDFAAGTAMNEIAEEQKFIVAYPAQTQAANAQKCWNWFRTSDQLRGQGEPSIIAGITEEIIHDYPVDTTRVYIAGLSAGGAMAVTVATLYPDIYAAVGVHSGLPYASANNIPSALSAMRQGSYRAKYQQVEESIQTTIPIIVFHGDKDRTVNANNGDHLIKQNIAAQDVEIDPESPQNISIQTGKTHGGYTYSTTCYHDSEGHSIAEHWVIHEAGHAWSGGNPAGSYTDPKGPDASREMLRFFLSHQSCQPRNGG; the protein is encoded by the coding sequence ATGCGTAAAAATAAAAACTGGGCTGCTCAATTAAAAACCATCACAAAGCTATTCCGCCTTCCCCGCTCAAGTGGACTCGGTGGCCTCAACGGTCTGAGCAAGGTCATCATGCCATTTAAGCACGTTGTGAAGAAGCGACCTAAGAAATTACCAGCCTTCAAATTGCCCAATATAAGTGCCCTTGATATCTCTAAACCCATCAGCGATTTAATTGATGCCACTAAACTAAAAGTACCGGCCACTTGGCCATATAGCCAAACGGCGTTAGACGATATCGTTAATAAGGCTGGCGCAGCAGGACAGTTTTTGACCAGATCATATGTAAAGCAAATTCCTTCTCACACGTATAAAATTTTTATCCCTGGCAATACCGATGGTAAGGATTTGCCACTGCTCATCATGTTGCATGGCTGCACCCAGAATCCAGATGATTTTGCAGCAGGCACAGCGATGAATGAGATTGCGGAAGAGCAAAAATTCATAGTCGCCTACCCAGCACAAACTCAAGCTGCCAATGCACAAAAATGCTGGAATTGGTTCCGGACTAGCGATCAGTTGCGCGGGCAAGGGGAGCCATCCATTATTGCTGGTATCACGGAAGAAATCATCCATGATTACCCGGTAGATACGACCCGCGTATATATCGCGGGCTTGTCTGCTGGCGGCGCAATGGCGGTTACGGTGGCAACGTTGTATCCAGATATTTATGCGGCGGTTGGAGTGCACTCTGGATTACCTTATGCCTCTGCAAATAATATACCCTCGGCCTTGTCAGCAATGCGACAGGGCAGCTATAGAGCAAAGTACCAACAAGTAGAAGAGTCAATTCAGACTACCATCCCGATTATTGTTTTTCATGGTGACAAGGACCGTACAGTTAACGCCAATAATGGCGATCATCTGATTAAGCAGAATATCGCCGCTCAAGACGTAGAAATCGATCCAGAATCACCTCAGAATATCTCGATACAAACAGGCAAGACACATGGTGGATACACTTACTCGACAACCTGTTACCACGACAGTGAGGGCCATTCCATCGCAGAGCACTGGGTGATCCATGAGGCGGGACATGCCTGGTCTGGCGGAAACCCCGCTGGCAGCTACACTGACCCTAAAGGCCCTGATGCCTCACGAGAAATGCTGCGGTTTTTTTTGAGTCATCAGTCTTGCCAACCTAGAAACGGTGGTTGA